A window of [Clostridium] innocuum genomic DNA:
AAGATAGGAAACTGGGATAAAACCCATTTCTATCATGTGTCTGCATTTCGTTTTTTCAGACTTGATTTAGAGAAATACATTTCATATGAATGTTTAAAGGGATAGTATAAAAAAACTACGTTACCATTCAAAACGTAGTTTTTCAATATTGCAAGGCTATGTTCTACGTACTCTTTCTGCGCCCTTGAGCGCTGCATACAGCAATGCTACATCCACAGGAAACATCACCACATTTTTAATCAGCCGCACCATGGTAAAGAGCGGACTCTGGTACATCATGTTCAGCCATAGAGATGTCAGAATCAGATTGATAAATACAGTGATGCAGGCTCTGGCAATGATCACTCTGGGAAGGGTGATTTTTTTCTTATAAAAGAAGCAGCCATATATCATTCCGGTTAAAAATTCGTTGACAGCAAACCCCGGGAAGTAGGGACCATCAGGTCGAATGATATATTTCAGCGTATCTGCAATGACACCGGCAAAGCCCGTACAGATCGGCCCGTAATACATGCCGCATACAGCAGCCGGAATACTGGAAAATCCAATACGAAGCGTTGGTGTTATGGGGATGAACAGTGTGCCGACAACGACATTCAATGCGGTCAGCATGGCGGTTCCGGTAAGTGCGGGAACCTTGCGCAGCTGTTCTGCGCTAGTTTTCATCAAACCGGGAAGCCCGGCGATTTCTTTCGCAAAGTTCATAAAAAAATACCTCCTTTCCGATATTGCATATAGAAAAGAGATATGAAAAGTTTTCTCATGCAACAGCGGGATGCGACCAGGAAACCGCAAGATAAACTTTTCGCCCGTCTGACAACTCCCCGTTCAGATGGTACTTAACGCTTCCTGACCTACTCTGCTTATGGGTAGATTATAGAGCAGCAGGAAAGAAAATACAAGTGTTTTTTTCAGAACTGTATGGATGAAGCACTGACGGTATCTGAACGGCAAACGGAACATTGAATTTGTTTATGGAGAATGAACGACATTGTGAAAAAAGCTTTTTTATAAACAAACGATGAGGCGTAATTTCAAGTGCAGATAAATTCAGGAGGCTTTCATAGATATCGGGAAAAAAGCACTGTATATATGTAAATAATGCCGGAATACCTGTTATCCTGCATTTTCACTTGTGAAATCATTGATTTGTGAAAATTTCCTTTTTTTATGCAAAGTGTCGGTGTATAATAAAATATGGCAAGGAAAGTGAGGATTTTTTATGATCAATACATTAATTGAAAAAATCAAGGGGAAGGGAACACGTATCGTATTTACGGAAGGCTCCGACCCGCGTATTCTGGAAGCAGCAATCCGTCTGCATAAGGAAAATATCGTAGTACCTGTTCTGCTGGGAAACCGTGCGGAAATAGCCGGTTCTGCAGCAGCAAACGGATGGGATATCGAAGGCATTGAAACACTGGATCCAATCGAATACAAGAACATGGATATGATGGTTACAAAGGTGATCGAGCTGCGTAAGGGTAAGCTGGATGAAGCACAGGCAAGAGAAGCATGTCTGCACAGAAACTTCTTTGGTACCATGTATGTAAAGCTTGGTTGTGCGGATGGTCTGCTAGGTGGTGCTACATACTCAACAGCAGATACTGTACGTCCTGCATTACAGCTGATTAAGACAAGACCGGGAAACTCCATCGTTTCCAGCTGCTTTATTCTGATGAAGGATGGCGAAGAAAATCTGGTTATGGGAGACTGCTCCATCAATATCGACCCAAGTGCAGATGATCTGGTTGAAATCACTCTGCAGACTGCTCATACCGTACGTCAGTTCGGCATTGAGCCAAGAGTCGGATTGCTGTCCTACTCCACACTGGGCTCCGCAAAGGGTGCCAGCGTTGCGAAGGTAAATGAAGCGGCTACCCGCTTAAAGCGTATGCCTCTGGATTTCGCAGTCGAAGGTGAAGTACAGTTTGACTGTGCGGTTGCTCCGGAGGTTGCTAAGCTGAAAGCACCGGACTCCAAGGTTGCAGGAAATATCAATACATTCATTTTCCCGAATATTGATGCAGGAAACATCGGCTATAAAATTGCATCCCGTCTGGGCGGATATGAAGCAATCGGACCGATTCTGCAGGGTCTGAATGCACCAATCAACGATTTGTCCCGCGGATGTAATGCGGAAGAGGTCTTTAAAATGGCCATAGTAACTGCTGCACAGAAATACATGGATATCTAAGCAGTTACATCATAAACTCATAAGGTATGATCGCATACAGGCGTTGATGATGATCAACAAAAGGACAAACGGAGATTCCATGTTCTGTTGAAAAAGCAGCAGAGCAGGGAATCTCTTTTTTGCATTCCGAACAGGAAAAGAAACGTTTATTTTAATATAGATAGCTTTGGTGAGGAATATCGGCGGTAGCTATGATTACCTTTATATATACATAGGCGGGAAAAGAGGATATAATGAAGGAAAGAGGATTGGAGGCGATATGCTATGCTTGCTATATGGAATCGAAAAGAAGTTATGCTGACAAATGATATGGAACGGCTTGCGAAAGCGCGTTATGCTCTACAAGGTGCAGGAATCGTCTACACATTGAAAACAAAAAATTTTTCGGCAGTTCATCATGGAGGTCCGGCTATTGCCCAAAATTCAAGACATCAGGATGTCATGTATTATCTCTACGTGCATAAAAAGGATGAGGATAGGGCGCTGTACGTTATTCAGGAAGCGCTGCGCAGCTCCTGATCATCCGCCCTTTAACGGGCTTCAAAAGAGTTTGCTGGTTCTTGCAGTCATGTCAGTGCGAAGCTGCAGAGTCAGATACTGCTTTAACGGATAAAGTAAAACTGCGTTTCATAATGGATGCATGAAATATTGATGATTACATAAGCATCCATCTCTTCATACGAAAACAGGCGGTACTGCAGCCGTCTTTTTTGCATACGTTAGTAAGGGTGAAATTTTGAAAAAAGAACAAATGCATATCGGACTGGCATTGTCCGGCGGTGGTATGCGCGCAGCGATTTATCATCTTGGCGTGCTGAGATATCTTGCCCAACAGGGGCTTATGGGCAGGGTTTCCCATATTTCAACAGTATCCGGTGCCAGTATCTGTATGGGGCTGATCTACGCCTGCAATGCCAATCAATGGCCGAGCGATACACAGTTTCTGGAACGGGTATTACCTGCTGTTAAGAAGTGTATCACACAGAAGGATATTCAGTGGCATGCGTTGCTTCGTCTGTTTTTGCAGCCCTATTACTGGGATAAAAAGGTCAATCTTCTGGCGAAGGTGATGGAACAGCGCTGGGCAGTGAAGGGCTGTCTGCAGGATATTGCAAGCTGTCCGGCATGGACCATCAATACAACAGCTTATGAATCGGGTAAGGACTTTCGCTTTTCCAGTGCAAGAATGGGGGAACGGGATTCCAGCTATGTCATGCATCCGTCCTTTGCATTGTCACATGCTGTTGCGGCAAGTGCCGGATTTCCGGTACTCATCGGTCCCTACAAGCTGAAAACAGACAAGTATATCTGGACGGATGCTACCGGAACGATCACAGTCCGGCCGAGGGATCGTGTACTGCATCTGTGGGATGGCGGTGTCTATGATAATATGGGGCTTGACCCGCTTTTCACCACTGAGCAGGATGGCTGTCTGCACAGGAATATCAACTATCTGATTGTTTCCAATGCATCCGGCAACATCGAGCATAAGACAAGAAAGTATTCCTTTTCCATTGAAAATCTCAAACGCCTGCTGGATATCAATATGGATCAGGTGGAATCCTTACGTTCTCAGGAGGTTATTGACTTCTTCCGCAGATATCACAATGGTGTCTATCTGAAAATCGGTACAACAGTAAAGGAGATCATGCAGCATTGTGCGTTGTCAGAGGAACAAAGGGATGCATGGATCCGCAGCAGTATGAAGGAGGCTGAGGTACAGCGGGTTGCTGATTATAAGACAACACTGGAGAAGGTATCAGCATCTGATTATGATGCTATTTTACAGCACGGCTACGAAATCGCCAAAGCAACACTGTCATGTTTTGGGAATATCGCCTAAGTGTGTGCATTTTCACTAACACAAATGCCCGGTTGCGCATATAGTGAAGTGAGTAAGGAAAGAAAAGCTCTTGAAAGGGGAATAGCTATGTATCGAAACAGATATGACGATAACTGCGAATATGACGACTACGATTCCTACCGTGGATTTGATGAGCCAAAAGCTGGGCAGGACTGTGGCTGCAGATGCGACCGGGATTTTGACGATAACCGCTCTGCAGAGGATGAGCAAGGCTTTGCACAGGAATATTACAACTGCAATAGTGATGGCGGTTCAGCTTGTGACTGCGGCTGTGACTGCAACCGACCGCCGCGTCCGCCACGCCCGTATCCTGGTATCGGACCTACCGGTCCCATGGGTCCAAGAGGTCCAAGGGGTCCGCAGGGACCAAGAGGTCTGCAGGGTCCTCAGGGAAGAGAAGGCCTGCAGGGCTTACGTGGTCCTCAGGGAAATACCGGCCCACAGGGAGTAGCAGGCGTTCAGGGTCCTACCGGATCAACGGGTCCTCAGGGAATGCCGGGTGAGCGTGGCGCAACCGGCGCCAGAGGGGCAACCGGAGCCCAGGGTCCACAGGGACCGCAGGGGGCAACCGGACCAGCCGGAGAATCTGCGCCCCTTGTACAATTTGCTTCCGTCAGTCTTCAGTCCTTTACAGATAAGCAGTTCTGTGCACAGGATGCCTTTGTATTTGATGTAGGCACCATTCAAAGCGGATTTACAATTTCTGAGGACTATCAAAGTGTCATTGCAGGACATGCCGGAACCTATGTGGTGCAGTTCGGCTGTCTGCTCGCTTCACAGCCATGTGAGGGGGATGCTGTTGCTCTGGAGCTGAACAGTTCCATGATCATCGAGGAATCCAGAATACCGATGCTGTGTGAAGGAAGCTTTGTGCAGGGCAGTTGTATTGTCGAGTTAGGTGAGGGAGATAGTCTGCGCATGGTCAGTGATACTTCCCAGGGAGTCAACGTATGCAGCTTTAACAATACAGTCAATGCCTATCTGATTGTTTATCAGATTAACTGATAAGCAGCTTCGGATAGGGAAAGGGGTCGATGTATGGCGGGAATTAGTGTTTGCATGATTGTCAAAAACGAAGAGGAGGTTCTGGCACGCTGTCTTGCCTGTGTAACCTCCTTTGCGGATGAAATTATTGTTGTGGATACCGGAAGTACAGATAAGACAAAGGAAATTGCGGCCGGCTTCACGGATAAACTTTATGATTTTGCATGGTGCGATGATTTTTCCAAGGCGCGTAACTATTCCTTTTCCAAGGCAACACAGGACTTTATCATGTGGCTGGATGCGGATGATGTGATATTGCAGGAGGATCAGGAACAGCTCGTGGAGCTGAAGCAGCGACTGCAGCCGGAGGTTTCCATCATAATGATGAAATATCATACAGCGTTTGACGATAAGGGAAATCCTACCTTTTCCTATTATCGGGAGCGCTTGATGAACCGGCGTATGCAGCATCGCTGGACCGGTGTCATTCATGAGGTGATACCATTAACAGGAATGGTACAGTATGAGGACATTGCGATTACACATCAGAAGCTGCATGTCAATGATCCGGACCGTAACCTTCGCATTTTTGAAAAGCTACTGGCACAGGGGAAGCAGCTGGACGCAAGAGAACAGTTCTATTACGCAAGGGAGCTGTACTATCATGCACGTTACTATGATGCTTTGCAGGTGTTTGAAGCCTTTTTGGACGGAAAGCAGGGATGGGTGGAAAACAACATTGATGCGTGTGAAATGATGGGCTACTGTCACAGTGCGCTGCAGCAAAAGGATGAGGAGCTGCAGTCCTATCTGCAGAGCTTTCGATATGATGCACCAAGGGCGGAGCTTTGCTGTGATATCGGAAAATACTTCTTTGATGAAAAACGCTGGAAGGAAGCGGTGTTCTGGTATGAAACAGCATTGCATCGGACACGTGATGATAAAAGCGGTGCCTTTGTTCGTGTTGACTGCTATGGTTATCTTCCGGCAATTCAGCTCTGTGTCTGTTACTGGCAGCTGCATGACCGACAGGCGTCCATGCATTACAACGATATCGCAGGCAGATACAAGCCGGACAGCATCGCAGTACAACAAAATCGAAAATTTTTCGGGAATGCATCCTAGTAAATTCGGGATGTATTCTTTTTTTGATAACAGGTGTGTTGGCTGCATGCGGCAGTCATCTACCCGTAAGGATAGAAAAAAGTCGGGATATATCATATATATAAGGAAGCATAACGGAAAAAAGGAAGAGTGGAAAATATTTGACAGGGAAGAAAAGCTGGTGTATAATTCATAGCGTGCTATATATTAGCTGATAAAGTGCGAGGTGAAAGCATGGCGGATATGCATATCGGATATCTCATAAAACAGGTGTTTCTAATGAATCAGGCCAGATTGAATACCATATTTGCGGAATTTGATTTGACGGCTTCCCAGACCTTCACGCTGATTTACCTGTTTAAGGCTCATGAACGCGGAGAGCAGGTACATCAAAAGGACATTGAGGATGCAATGGATATATCCAATCCATCCGTAACCGGTATTCTGAATCGTCTGGAGCATAAGGGACTGATCCATCGTGTCGCAAGCACAAAGGATGCGAGGGTGAAAAATATCGTGGTCAGTGAACAGGCGCTGGAGCTGGACAAGATTCTCAGAGAGAAATTCAAGGAGAATGAAGAGGAGCTGGTGACGGCACTGAATGATGAGGAAATCGCATGTATGCAGAGCTGCCTGCTGAAAATGCTTGGGCAGAAGAGCTGATGCTTTTCTTTTCACAAAATACATAGCATGCTATCGAAAAGGAGATGACAATATGATTAAACGGATTTTACAGGAAGTAAAAGAATACAGGAAAGCCTCCTTTCTCGCTCCGATCTTCATGGTGGGAGAAGTTGTACTGGAAATTTCACTGCCGTTTCTGATGTCCTTTATCATTGATAAGGGTGTGAGTCAGGGCGATATGACGGAAGTGACAAAATATGGTGTCATTATGATTGTGGCAGCCTTCGGCTCCTTGTTCTGCGGGGCGATGTCGGGGAAATATGCAGCTTATGCATCGGCAGGCTTTGCCAAGAATCTGCGCAGAGCAATGTTCTACAATATTCAGGATTTCTCGTTTCATAATATCGATAAATTTTCTACAGCCGGTCTGGTGACTCGCCTGATGACGGATGTGACGAATATACAGAATGCCTATCAGATGGTGCTGCGGATGTGTGTGCGTGCTCCATTGACGCTGGTTTGTGCTATGGCAATGACGTTTGTGATCAATGCCGAGCTGTCCATGGTATTTCTGTATGCGATCGCCTTTTTGGGAATCGTTCTGATTTTTATTATGAAATTTGCCCATCCGATTTTTCTGCAGGTATTCAACAGGTATGATGATTTAAATGCAAGTGTACAGGAAAATATTACGAATATGCGTGTCGTAAAGGCATATGTAAAGGAAGATTATGAGATTTCAAAATTTAATAAGGCATCCTATAATATTTACCGTATGTTCAAAAAGGCGGAGAATATTCTGATTTTTAATTCTCCGGCAATGCAGCTGTCCATGTATGCCTGTATCCTGGCGATTTCCTGGCTGGGGGCAAGAATGATTGTCGGTGGTTCTATGACAACCGGTGAGCTGATGAGTATGATGACCTATACGACGAATATCCTGATGTCACTGATGATGCTGTCTATGATCTTTGTCATGCTGTCCATGAGCTTTGCCTCCGTTCAGCGAATTGATGAGGTACTGGATGAAAAGAGTGATATCGTTTCACCGGAAAAGGCTGTTACCGAGTTGAAGGACGGTTCCATTGATTTTCACCATGTCAGCTTTGCATACAGTGTGGATCAGGAGGCTGATTCACTGGAGGATATTGATTTGCATATCCGCTCAGGAGAAACGATTGGAATACTTGGAGGTACGGGAAGCGGGAAGTCCTCTCTTGTGCAGCTGATTCCCCGACTGTATGATGTGACAAAGGGAAGTCTGAATGTTGGCGGTGTGGATGTAAAGGAATTTGATTTGGATGTACTGCGGAATCAGGTATCCATGGTATTACAGAATAACGTGCTGTTCAGCGGTACGATCAAGGATAATCTGCGCTGGGGAAATCCCAATGCGAGTGATGAGGAAATGCTGCAGGCATGCAGGCTTGCCCAGGCGGATGAATTTATCCAGCGGTTTCCGGATGGCTATGATACGCATATAGAACAGGGTGGAAGCAATGTATCCGGCGGTCAGAAGCAGCGTCTTTGTATTGCCAGAGCCTTACTGAAAAAACCGAAGATTCTGATTCTGGATGATTCCACAAGCGCGGTGGATACGCGGACGGATTATCTGATACGAAAGGCGTTTCGCGAGGATATTCCGGATATCACGAAGCTGATCATATCCCAGCGTATCTCCTCTATTGAGGATGCGGACAGAATTGTGGTTCTGGATGATGGAAAAATCAACGGTATTGGAACTCATGCGGAGCTGTTAAAAACAAATGAAATCTATCAGGAGGTTTATCGTACGCAGGTGAAAGGAGGCGATGAGAATGCAGATTAAGAAAAACAAGGTAAAAGCGGACAGGGATTCTCTACAGGTGCTGACGCGGCTGTGCGCTTATGTTATTCGCAATTACAGGGTTTCCTGTTTCTTTGTGTTGATTTTCATTATCATCAGTTCTCTGGCAACAGTGGCAAGCTCCCTGTTTCTGAAAAGTCTGATTGATGATTATATCGCACCGATTCTGGCATCCAACGGACCGGCGGATTTCGGACCTCTGTTTCAGGCGCTGTGTGCCATGGCTGCCATTTATGTATGCGGTATTGCTTCCACGTATCTGTATGCCAGAATTTTGATCAATGTGGCACAGGGGACGATGAAACGGATTCGTGATGATTTATTTGCACATATGGAAAAGCTGCCCATCCGCTATTTCGATACGCATCATCATGGCGATATCATGTCGGTATATACGAATGATACGGATACACTGCGGCAGGTAATTTCACAAAGTATTCCACAGCTGCTGTCGAGCGCGATTACTGTCGTGAGTGTCTTTCTTTCCATGTGTGTGCTGAGTCTTTATCTGACGGTCATTGTCGTGGTTATGGTAATCGTCATGAAGACGGCAATGTCTAAAATCGCAGGACAGAGTGCTGTTTATTTCAAGCGGCAGCAGAGTGATCTCGGTGTTGTGAACGGCTATATTGAAGAGATGATGAGCGGGCAGAAGGTCATTAAGGTGTTTACGCATGAACAGGAAACAAAGGATGGCTTTGATCAGGTGAATGAGCAGCTGTTTGACAGTGCTTATCAGGCGAATAAGTTTGCAAATATCCTGATGCCAGTTATGGGAAATCTGGGGAATATATCCTATGTATTGACGGCATTGCTCGGTGGACTAATCGCTATCAACGGCATCGGTGGTCTGACATTAGGTGCTCTGGCATCCTTCCTGCAGTTGAATCGATCCTTTACTATGCCGATTACGCAGATATCCCAGCAGTTAAATTCCGTTATTATGGCATCCGCAGGTGCTTCCCGCATCTTTGCATTGATGGATGAAGACCTAGAGCCGGATGATGGCCTGGTGACGCTTGCACATGTGCAGGAGGTTGACGGTGAGCTGATTGAGAGTGAGGTGCCGACAGGAAAATGGGCATGGCGGCATCCGCGAGGAGATGGTGCTGTGCAGTATGTTCCTCTGGTTGGAAATATCATTTTTGATGATGTGGATTTTGGCTATCATGAGAATAAGCAGATTCTGTATAACATCAAGCTGTATGCTGATCGTGGTCAGAAGGTGGCATTTGTCGGTGCTACAGGTGCAGGAAAAACCACAATTACCAATTTGATCAACCGATTCTATGATATACAAAAGGGGACGATCACGTATGATGGCATTGATATCAAGCTGATCAAGAAGGATGATCTGAGAAGGTCTTTGGGCATCGTTTTGCAGGATACGCATCTGTTTACCGGAACAATACGAGATAATATTCGATATGGTAAGGCGGATGCTACGGATGCGGAAGTGATTGCGGCGGCAAAGCTTGCAAATGCACATGGCTTTATACGACATCTGGAGCATGGCTATGATACGGTGATCAGCGGAGATGGGGCTTCTCTTTCTCAGGGGCAGCGGCAGCTGTTGTCAATTGCCAGAGCGGCACTTGCGAATTCACCGGTTCTTATTCTGGATGAGGCGACAAGCTCGATTGATTCCCGTACCGAGAAAATTGTGCAGGATGGTATGGATAAGCTGATGGAGGGAAGAACGGTGTTTGTCATTGCGCATCGGCTTTCCACAATCAGAAATTCCGATGTGATTATGGTGATGGATCAGGGGAAGATCATTGAGCGTGGAAATCATGAGAAGCTGATGAAGGAGAGGGGAACATATTATCAGTTATATACCGGGGGACTGGAGCTGGATTAGGTAGTGTTTTGAAATGAAAAAGGACTGTCTGTTTGAAGAAGAATAATATTTCTTTGACAGGCAGTCTTTATCATATTGGATTCGTATTTTTTGTATATGTATAGATGTAAGACATCTTAAAGCTTTGATACAGCGTCCTCAAATTCCTTCAGGATATTGTGATGCGCTAAGAATTCAAATACTTCTTCATTGGTTAAATCCTTTTCGTATTCATCAATTACATTGCATACGGTGTTACTTAATGGATATGGCTCACCGCTTTGGGTGCGGATGAAGTGCAGGTGCCAAGTGTTTTCCATCACTGACAATGTGATGGAGGCGGTATCCTCGCCCATATCACCCCAGATGGGCTTGGTGAAGATATCAGTAAAAAATGAGTAATTTGAAATGATAAATTTATTTTTATAATCGTTAATAGTTTGTATCGTCATATCGTCCCTTCCTTTATTTCTTTATCATTTTAGCATTATTTAAGCTTAAGTACAAATATTACAGATATATAAGAAGATTGTAATCCTATACTTGATTTGATATGATACATACAGGTGATGTAGTATGAAAAAAATAGAAGTCGTAGCCGCAATCATAAAGAAGGATGACTTTTATCTGATTGCTCAGCGATTGAAAGGTGAATTTTCTGGACTCTGGGAGTTTCCTGGAGGCAAGCTTGAAGAAGGAGAAACACCGGTTCAAGCTTTAAAAAGAGAAATAAAAGAGGAGATGGATATAGAAATTTATAATGTGCAGTATTTTGAAACAATTCAATATGAATATCCTACATTCCATTTGAATATGGCATGTTATTTCTGTGAAATAAGAAAGGAACCCTCTTATTTATATGATCACGCAGCTATTAGGTGGTTCCATATAAATGAGGAAACTATAAAAAGCATCCACTGGGTTCCAGCTGATGCTTTAGTTATAGAAAAGCTAATGAAAACATATGTTAGAAATAGTATTCATTAAATATTTCTAGCATTTTTTGTTTATTGAAGCCAGCCTTTGCGAAATCCCTTTTTCGTTTGTGATAGATACTCCAAAATACCGCTTCTTTAGATGATCGATCACCATAATGTATTTGAGCGTGACATAAAGGACAAAGACATATAAGATTGAACATATCATCCAACCAAAGATTGGGAAAATCCTTCTGTGCTTTCATAGGTATTAAATGGTGACATTCCATATACTGATGAAGGCCAGTGGTATTTGAAAAGGTTTCATGATCATTGCTTATTTCACATTGATAATTATGATTTTCTAAGCATGTTGCTTTGAAATGTGGGTCTGTTGTTACTCTCTTATGTATTGTGGTATTTTCAAATGGCTTTTTGTGTTTACGCTGTTCAGCGATCTCAGCTAGCTGCTCCTTACTATACCCTTTCGTTTTTCCAAGGTGGATGTCTTGGAATTGTTTCTCATCCTCAGCTGTTTCTTTAAAATCAAGAAAATCCTCATTCGCTATCTTTTGTACAACGTCAATCTTAAAAGGGGTGTTATTTACTAAATTAAATAAATAATCAAATTGTCCCTTGCTTAATGTAAATAAGTAACCTTCGTTTATGTGAAGACCTTTGTTGAAAGCACCTTTACTCGCTTGTAAATATAGTAACTGTTGAATATGTTCAGAATATTTAATAGCAGGATTAATTTCATAATAATCAACATCTACCTTACGCCCATCTGAATCCCAGTCCTCAGTAGGAAATGGATTTTCAAAATCATAACATGCTCCTCTTGCTATGCCATAGTATGATAGATATCCACCTTTATTACTGAAAATAATGTCTCCCTTCTCTATTTTCAACATAGTGTCCCAATGCCGTTGTTTACGCCCTTTTTTATCTTTAGGTGCCCAAAGATAACCTCCAGATATTTCTTCTTTTTGTGTACGATTTTGATTAACAATAAAATATTTCATATCAGTCAAAAAACTCCTTTACATTCACATCTAATACCTCGGCAAGTATGAATAATGCATCAAGAGAGAAGCTTTTATTACAATTAGGCGCTTCAATCTTGCTGATATAGCTTATACTTAAACCTGACAGTTCACTCAACTGCTCTTGTGTTAAATGCTTAGCAGTACGCAATACTTTTATTTTTGATGCAATCCGATTATATTCCTCAAAATAA
This region includes:
- a CDS encoding folate family ECF transporter S component, whose translation is MNFAKEIAGLPGLMKTSAEQLRKVPALTGTAMLTALNVVVGTLFIPITPTLRIGFSSIPAAVCGMYYGPICTGFAGVIADTLKYIIRPDGPYFPGFAVNEFLTGMIYGCFFYKKKITLPRVIIARACITVFINLILTSLWLNMMYQSPLFTMVRLIKNVVMFPVDVALLYAALKGAERVRRT
- the pta gene encoding phosphate acetyltransferase, whose product is MINTLIEKIKGKGTRIVFTEGSDPRILEAAIRLHKENIVVPVLLGNRAEIAGSAAANGWDIEGIETLDPIEYKNMDMMVTKVIELRKGKLDEAQAREACLHRNFFGTMYVKLGCADGLLGGATYSTADTVRPALQLIKTRPGNSIVSSCFILMKDGEENLVMGDCSINIDPSADDLVEITLQTAHTVRQFGIEPRVGLLSYSTLGSAKGASVAKVNEAATRLKRMPLDFAVEGEVQFDCAVAPEVAKLKAPDSKVAGNINTFIFPNIDAGNIGYKIASRLGGYEAIGPILQGLNAPINDLSRGCNAEEVFKMAIVTAAQKYMDI
- a CDS encoding DUF2007 domain-containing protein — translated: MLAIWNRKEVMLTNDMERLAKARYALQGAGIVYTLKTKNFSAVHHGGPAIAQNSRHQDVMYYLYVHKKDEDRALYVIQEALRSS
- a CDS encoding patatin-like phospholipase family protein, which gives rise to MHIGLALSGGGMRAAIYHLGVLRYLAQQGLMGRVSHISTVSGASICMGLIYACNANQWPSDTQFLERVLPAVKKCITQKDIQWHALLRLFLQPYYWDKKVNLLAKVMEQRWAVKGCLQDIASCPAWTINTTAYESGKDFRFSSARMGERDSSYVMHPSFALSHAVAASAGFPVLIGPYKLKTDKYIWTDATGTITVRPRDRVLHLWDGGVYDNMGLDPLFTTEQDGCLHRNINYLIVSNASGNIEHKTRKYSFSIENLKRLLDINMDQVESLRSQEVIDFFRRYHNGVYLKIGTTVKEIMQHCALSEEQRDAWIRSSMKEAEVQRVADYKTTLEKVSASDYDAILQHGYEIAKATLSCFGNIA
- a CDS encoding collagen-like protein, encoding MYRNRYDDNCEYDDYDSYRGFDEPKAGQDCGCRCDRDFDDNRSAEDEQGFAQEYYNCNSDGGSACDCGCDCNRPPRPPRPYPGIGPTGPMGPRGPRGPQGPRGLQGPQGREGLQGLRGPQGNTGPQGVAGVQGPTGSTGPQGMPGERGATGARGATGAQGPQGPQGATGPAGESAPLVQFASVSLQSFTDKQFCAQDAFVFDVGTIQSGFTISEDYQSVIAGHAGTYVVQFGCLLASQPCEGDAVALELNSSMIIEESRIPMLCEGSFVQGSCIVELGEGDSLRMVSDTSQGVNVCSFNNTVNAYLIVYQIN
- a CDS encoding glycosyltransferase, which produces MAGISVCMIVKNEEEVLARCLACVTSFADEIIVVDTGSTDKTKEIAAGFTDKLYDFAWCDDFSKARNYSFSKATQDFIMWLDADDVILQEDQEQLVELKQRLQPEVSIIMMKYHTAFDDKGNPTFSYYRERLMNRRMQHRWTGVIHEVIPLTGMVQYEDIAITHQKLHVNDPDRNLRIFEKLLAQGKQLDAREQFYYARELYYHARYYDALQVFEAFLDGKQGWVENNIDACEMMGYCHSALQQKDEELQSYLQSFRYDAPRAELCCDIGKYFFDEKRWKEAVFWYETALHRTRDDKSGAFVRVDCYGYLPAIQLCVCYWQLHDRQASMHYNDIAGRYKPDSIAVQQNRKFFGNAS
- a CDS encoding MarR family transcriptional regulator; translated protein: MADMHIGYLIKQVFLMNQARLNTIFAEFDLTASQTFTLIYLFKAHERGEQVHQKDIEDAMDISNPSVTGILNRLEHKGLIHRVASTKDARVKNIVVSEQALELDKILREKFKENEEELVTALNDEEIACMQSCLLKMLGQKS
- a CDS encoding ABC transporter ATP-binding protein — encoded protein: MIKRILQEVKEYRKASFLAPIFMVGEVVLEISLPFLMSFIIDKGVSQGDMTEVTKYGVIMIVAAFGSLFCGAMSGKYAAYASAGFAKNLRRAMFYNIQDFSFHNIDKFSTAGLVTRLMTDVTNIQNAYQMVLRMCVRAPLTLVCAMAMTFVINAELSMVFLYAIAFLGIVLIFIMKFAHPIFLQVFNRYDDLNASVQENITNMRVVKAYVKEDYEISKFNKASYNIYRMFKKAENILIFNSPAMQLSMYACILAISWLGARMIVGGSMTTGELMSMMTYTTNILMSLMMLSMIFVMLSMSFASVQRIDEVLDEKSDIVSPEKAVTELKDGSIDFHHVSFAYSVDQEADSLEDIDLHIRSGETIGILGGTGSGKSSLVQLIPRLYDVTKGSLNVGGVDVKEFDLDVLRNQVSMVLQNNVLFSGTIKDNLRWGNPNASDEEMLQACRLAQADEFIQRFPDGYDTHIEQGGSNVSGGQKQRLCIARALLKKPKILILDDSTSAVDTRTDYLIRKAFREDIPDITKLIISQRISSIEDADRIVVLDDGKINGIGTHAELLKTNEIYQEVYRTQVKGGDENAD